A region of the Mytilus edulis chromosome 11, xbMytEdul2.2, whole genome shotgun sequence genome:
tttcataatttaataaaaagtgtCGTAAACGCCTGAATATTTTCTCCATATATAGTATGCCTCTTTCTATTACATTTTCGTTCGAAATTCAATTAATATacacaaggtcaaaagtcaaggtcatcaatgacctttgacctttggacaaatttatggtaatttaaTTGCCAAAAGTTTGCACATCATAATCATTCAATAATTAGTACTTTTTGATGATTATTTTAATAACATGGCCACATTTTAGAggtaaaaaggcaaaaataaCACAtatttgtttccatagcaaccatccTAGAACCCAATTTcccagacatttttttttcttattaaaaacattaatacTTTTCATTCATAACCACAGGTTTAATGGAGGTGGATgcaaacatttcttttttgttcatacaaaatgtgtaaaatttgtCTTTTGAACTATATTGAAAAATGACCTTTGCTTCTGCGGTTGTGACAATATTCAGCCAAAATATTTCgagccaaaatatttcgtatatatGACATTGCTTTTTGTTTGTTGAGTTTCAAGttactgaaaaatatttataaatatcattaCAGAAAACCTGGTTTTGATTACGAATGACTgaaagttgttgttttttatcgATGATAAATTCCTAAAAAATGGCGGGAAATCTTATTCACTTGGTTGCCATGACCTAGCAAAATTTTGGTGGTCATTTTCTTACTTAATTACATGATCACATGTTTTGactaagtttcatgaaaatcggTGACCATGTGTGCCGGACTTCCTATATAAAATGGTTGGTGGTTACAGAGAATTGCTTTTAATTAAAACGCATTATTATCAAGACTACAGACTAGGCACATACCAGGGGCGAAGTTAAACTAGTTTCGTATTCGGGTTGATTTTTCTTTGTGTGATAGGTTTCATCTGCTCATCAACGTGTGTATTATTGTTGTGATTACGATTTTGTCCTAGGCATCACTTCAGAGACACACTTGTCAAAATGCAAATCTGGTGAGATAACATTGGTACCATTATAAATGCTATTAAAACTACTTGGTCGATACCAATGCTGATGGACTGTGTGTCCTCGTAGTAGCCTTTATGAAACATCGATTGTGTTGGACATAAAatctttaaacaaacaaacaaatagatTTAGGAGTTATCTTTATCATGCATAGCTTTAATTCCATTACCAAATGTGGCTAAAGTGTTCTTCATATGAACAAGGTTTTGGATTTTTAAGTAATTAATTTTGGCAATGGGCACCGCTAATATTGGTACCCTGTAATGTTTCAAGAAAATGGCACTTCTCTATATTCtgcattttcttatatttaaaaacCTTAAAGTACTGTCATTGATCTAGTTTTTTATATGGACTCAATTGATATTTAGATCGTTGACATCTGATTTGCTCTTTCATAGGAGTTGTTAATACATAATTTTATGTTAGAAAATTGGTTCATTTTGTGCATTATTAGATAATCAGAGGTATAGTGTCAGTTTCTTAAAAAGAAATACTGCAAAACCTGCAAAACAACTCATCAATAAgcttttgcaatgtttttttaataacagTTACAATGGattattctctttttttctttCGAAATACGCAAAAAATCTCATCAAAATTCTTGGCTTATATTTCATGTTTCGAGCGCCATGTTCGTCCCTTCGAGACTAACCAGTGGTGTTCAatggaaaacaaataaataaattgcgAATTTAAAGatcttaaaaactaaatatttaacaatgtatccatataattgtaatttagaggattttaatatttttattgttactagttttgattttttaaattaagttaGTAAGTAAAtactttaatatttaaatgttgaccatttaaattaaataattcgaatccaaaaaattgaaatactaagTTGTATAATTACTTGAAGAACTTCATTACAAAAACAATTAGCTAAATGCTTGATGAAGATTTTTTGAAGGGTTTTTAAAAAGTACAGAAAAGGAGTAACCTTTTCAACATAACTTTGTCTGAGAACGTTGGAATCTTAGTGTCAGGAAAAGCAGTCCACCAACAGTGGTACTGACCCATTGTTGAAaagtgataaataaaggcaacagtagtataccgctgttcaaactcataaatccatggacaaaaaacacaatcggggtaacaaactaaaactgagggaaactcgttaaatataagaggagaacaacgacacaacactacaatgtaacacacacagaaacggaccaagcatcagacaaaatcccatgaGAATAATAAAATTGTTCTTAATTCTGTGCATCCACAATATGTTATTATCAACGTAATTAGATGGAATTAAAATCGAAGTTTTAATACAGTGCTGATACATACGGTAATTTGAATGAAGTTATATAGAAAAtcttatgaaaaaaaactgtATTCCCTTGACAACTAAGTAGaatgcaacttattttaaaactataagtttatatattatatcaatCTAATACGGCTATTCCTCTAGCGAAACGTGAGAAAATAAAGGTAAAAAGACAATTTAAAACTGAAatcagaatgaaaaaaaaacttgaataaatCATGCTACTGATATGTCTGTACTGCTAGTCATCATCATTTTATCTATTCTTCGTTGTACCTCTGATATTCTCTGGTCCACTAAAAGCATACTGGGATAACTATTTACAGAGAGTTTTGCTCTTGGTTTTATTGGAACAGTTAGTTTTTGTCGCCCTTCACGACTGTTTTCGATGATGGAACGTTTGACATTCTCGATTTCGTTATTTTTCAACGAAACTCCCGTTATATTTTCTACAGTGGTTCTTTTTGGATCCTCTTGTGTTTTAAGATTTCGAAAACCTTCTTCTATTTCAGCCATTTTTCCAAAGTGATGTTTTgttttagtattattttcaagTTCTTTAATCTTAGTTTTTAGTGACACTTTTGTATTTACTGCCCCTGTCCTCATCTCTGGTGGTTTGACTTGAGTTTTGTCTACAAGAAGTACCTGTTTAGTAGTTGGGAGGTTCGGTACAGAATGATTCGTTGACTCTTTATCTGTTTTCTCCTTGTTTTTACTCTCGCTTTCATCGTTTCCTATCCTTTTCGGCTTTTGAATTGTAGAAAATAGAAACTCGTAACGTTCTTTCTTATCCTTATTCTTTGAAATTTGACCTTCCGTCATTTTTGAATATGGATTGTCAAATTTTGCATTTACAGGCTCCTCgttatttttttcactctttgGTTCTATGTCTTTCATTGTTGAATTTTTGCTCTCTGGAGATTTGTTTTCGAAATGGAcagttttatttgttatattatctTTCACTATTGCGAGGGGCTTGATGCCCATAATTTCTTCAACTTCCGGTTGTCCGAGTTCAAGACTTTTTGGAATCAGCCGATCAGATAATGTgattatttgtttcttttcttgTAAACGGTTTATTGAGCTGAAATTACCCTTTAGTGTTTGAGTTAGAGTTGGTTTGATTTGTCCAGGTTTTGATGTGTCCTTACGATCTGAATTACCTGCGCGGGCGGCATGATTGTATTTTTGAATTGCTTTTTCGTTAATTTTCGTTGGTGTTTCTGCAATATCCTCAGGTTTTGTTGCTTGTGATTTCTGTTCAAAGTCTCCATCCGAATTCTTTGTTTGCTTATTGGAAATGTTTGGATCGTAAGGATTATTTTGTCTGTTATCTCTACGAAGATTGTTGTCATTATTACTAATTTTCTTTCTTGGTTTTTCTCTATCTTGTTGTGTTTGACTAAACTCCGCACCGTTTGTTACGCTTTCGGCTTTGTTCAGACGATATTTTATACCGACATCCGTATCTGTTTTTCTACATGTGTTTTGAGTAGTTTGTTTTAAAGCATAACTATTCTTTTGAGGAACATAAAAACGTTGAAACTGTTCGGAGTTAGAACGTcgcataatattttgttttactacgTTTTCAGTAATACGTTGTTTTGTGATTATTCTAGGGGTAATTTTCTTTTTGCCTACGTCTAGTAAAATAGGATCTTCTTCGTTTACAGTTGATAATGTCGTCTTTACAACGGGATTATTTATTGCCTTTTTGGTCAGGTTTTTATGCAATTTATCTCTTCCACTTGGATAATCCTTGTTTTCCCAGTCTACCTCAAATTTTTGTTGAGATTTATAAACTTTATTGCCGTCGCCTTGTTTTGACTTTTCAAGCGACTGTTTTTTCTTCTCAACTGTCTTTCGTCCAATTTCCCAAAGTTTTCTACTAGATACTTTCTTCCCACTTTCAATACGTCTCGCAGCCATAAGTTTATGCTGCCAAATCATACGCTCCTGTACAATCTTTTTCTCAATGTATGATATTCTGCGTTCAGCTTTTACAATATCTTTATTTCTTTCCTGTTCAGCAGTTGTAACTCTGCGCATAAACAACTTCCGGTCCTCCGCGTGTTTCTTTTCTATTGTTTTTATTCGCGTTCTCGTCTCCTCTCTTGACTTTTCTGCTCTTTTTTCGATATTCTCTATGTTTTTGGCAATTATCTTTGATTCCTTTTTAATGTGTTCTTCCATATGTCTAGTGCTCCTATTAGAAAGAGAAGAACTCAGTCTTTTCCTTCCCTCAATTTTTCGTTCTCTTAACTTCaattttttcttgtttgataTTTTCTCTTTTTCGATATTTTGAACAAACATTTCCATCAGTTCTTCGTCTTTTTTCATCCTCTCCTTCTCTTGCTCTTTCCAagctttttcttttctttcagtaATTTCTCTTTTATGTAGTTCCTCTTGTCTGATATTCCAGGCTATACACGCTTGATAAATTTGTCGTTCCTTCTCCGTCTGTTTTTTTCGCTCTTCAATTTTCTTACGGTA
Encoded here:
- the LOC139496070 gene encoding repetitive organellar protein-like, whose amino-acid sequence is MGNAVDILYRKKIEERKKQTEKERQIYQACIAWNIRQEELHKREITERKEKAWKEQEKERMKKDEELMEMFVQNIEKEKISNKKKLKLRERKIEGRKRLSSSLSNRSTRHMEEHIKKESKIIAKNIENIEKRAEKSREETRTRIKTIEKKHAEDRKLFMRRVTTAEQERNKDIVKAERRISYIEKKIVQERMIWQHKLMAARRIESGKKVSSRKLWEIGRKTVEKKKQSLEKSKQGDGNKVYKSQQKFEVDWENKDYPSGRDKLHKNLTKKAINNPVVKTTLSTVNEEDPILLDVGKKKITPRIITKQRITENVVKQNIMRRSNSEQFQRFYVPQKNSYALKQTTQNTCRKTDTDVGIKYRLNKAESVTNGAEFSQTQQDREKPRKKISNNDNNLRRDNRQNNPYDPNISNKQTKNSDGDFEQKSQATKPEDIAETPTKINEKAIQKYNHAARAGNSDRKDTSKPGQIKPTLTQTLKGNFSSINRLQEKKQIITLSDRLIPKSLELGQPEVEEIMGIKPLAIVKDNITNKTVHFENKSPESKNSTMKDIEPKSEKNNEEPVNAKFDNPYSKMTEGQISKNKDKKERYEFLFSTIQKPKRIGNDESESKNKEKTDKESTNHSVPNLPTTKQVLLVDKTQVKPPEMRTGAVNTKVSLKTKIKELENNTKTKHHFGKMAEIEEGFRNLKTQEDPKRTTVENITGVSLKNNEIENVKRSIIENSREGRQKLTVPIKPRAKLSVNSYPSMLLVDQRISEVQRRIDKMMMTSSTDISVA